CTCATAATGCCATCCCATTTATCCCTTGCATTGTAACCGGCTATGTTCTCGCTTTATTATTCGCTTAAAAAAATCATAAAAATAGGGCAACCACCTTGCACATCGCACACGTTATCAAACGGTGCCTTAGCAAAACAGTTGCCCTATTCTATTTATCCCTTAATCCTGGTGTTTTGATTTATCATACATACCATAAGCGTGCTGAACAGGTACGGTTAAATAAATACCGCGATGCTTTTCATTCATCGCTTTGGTCTTCAAGATATCTTCATACGCCTCTTGTACTTTTTTCGTATCATCTACCGTAAATAAAATACGTTTTTGCGGATTAACTGTAATATTAAAAATACGCTCCATCATTTCTGGTGAAATCGAACCATGACCTTTAATACTGGTCCCACCATTCATATGATGTTTTTTCATAATTTTCAAGTATTCTTCTTCTAACTCTTCGCTGACGACCGAAATTAATAACGATTTTTCTGTCATACGTAACGGTGCCACCACTTCTTTTTCTTGCGAGAAAGAATTAATTTCCAAGCTGAAGACAGACATCCCTTTCGTATTCGAACAGTAAAAGGCATCTTCAATCGCATTAAACACATCCGGAACTTGTTGACTTTCAACCACACTCATCACCACATCTTTTTGCGGCGAGAAAGACAGTCCTAACATTTGTTGTCGTTCCGTTACATGTTCACCCTTACCAGTAAAAATCGTTGCCCCTGCTGTCGATACTTGTGTTAACTTCTCGATAACTTCTTTAGAACGACCATGTTTAAACGTAATAAACATCAACTGATGATCAGCATGAACATTATTCCACTCATTATCTTCTACAAAACAATCCCGTCGTAAATTAAATCGTGTCTCTAGTACAAAAACTACACCGTGATTTGGTTTATCCATCTTAAATTGTTTGACAATCGATTGAATCGCCGGTTCCATAATACTTTTGCGCTCAAACATCATCACAAAATCTCTACGATCATGTCGAATCGATAGTAAATTCAATAAAGGTGATCCAATTAATCCGGTCGCTGGGCTAATCAATCCACCCATCAAACCTAATTTTATTGCTTCTTTTACAAAAGGCACCCCATCATTATGATTCAATATTGCAATCGCTAATTGCATGGGATCTTTGTCAAATTTTTTCACTATTATTCACCTCAATTAATCTTGTTGATTCCGTGAAATCAACACATACATAAAGCCTAACAACTCAATAAATAAAATTGGAACCATTGCGACTAAGGCAATCATACCAAAGCCATCAATAATCGGATTAGCCGTTGGATTAGCAATCGAAATACCTTGTACAAAGGCAAATATAAAGGTTCCCGTCATCGGTCCACTGGCCACACCACCTGAGTCAAATCCCATCCCAACAAATAATTTTGGTACAAATCGCACCAGCAAAAGAACTAAAAAATAACCCGGTAATAAAATGTGCCATAGACGTAATGCTGGAATCAATACTCGTAATATCGTTAGCGCAATGGCCACACCGACACCGACCGCAATCAGTATCAATACTAATTTCCGAGAGATAGTCCCACCGGTTGTATCCTCGATTTGGTCAATCAATACATAGACTGCCGGCTCTGCTAAAATCGCCATCACACCGAGTATAAATCCGATAAGTACAATGACAAACATTGAATGTTCATGGAACAAGGCCATCCCCAAATGTTGCCCAATCGGCATAAAACCAGCCGATACTCCTGTTAAAAATAATACCAAACCAAACATCAAATAGCCAAGCCCAAACATAATATCTTTAAATGTTTGTTTTGATTGACGTGATATAAAGAAATGATAGATAAGAAAGATGAATACAAGTGGTAGAGCTCCTAAAATAACTTGATGAATACTATCAGCTAATTCACTCATTAGAATACGCATGATAGATAATTCTTTCGTTACCGGTTCTGGAAAATCCCCTGACAAATTCCCTTTATTAAAAACACCGAGTAATAACATCGCAATAATCGGACCAATTGACGCAATACCGACTAGTCCAAAACTACGGTCCTCATCATCACTCCCGTCACCAAACAAATCGGAAATACCTGAACTCATCGCTAATACAAACGGAACGGTTAAGGCTCCTGTCGTCGCACCGGACGAATCAAATGCAAAGGTAAAAATGGCTTCTTCTACAAAAAAGGATAGTCCAAATATTAACAGATAGCCTATCGTTACAATCAAGCGTATATCCCAATTAAAAATAATCCGTAACAAACCAACTGCTAATAATGCCGCAACCCCCAAGGACACAACCAATACCACAGTCATTTGTCCTAAGGCATTATGTGACATTTCTTGGATTTGATATCCTAAGATGGTTAACGAAGGCTCTGCAATGGACACAATAAAACCGATCAACAAGCCTCCAATAACGATATAACTGACTTTTCCTTTTTTCGTTAAACCTTGCCCCAATAAATATCCCATGCGGCTCACACTAATATCTACACCGAGTAAAAAGATTGCTAAGCCAATTAATACCAACAACGCTCCAACAAAGAACAAACTCAATTGGGTCGCTGACAAAGGAACTAAAAACCAATGAATAATTAATACAAGTATTACAATCGGTACAACAGCAATCATTACTTCTCTTAATTTATCCTTCAAATCTCATCTCCACCTCTATATTTTTTTGCTATACTATTTTAGCTATAATTCTAGTATATACATGATAGTGATGAAGTGCAAATATACTTGTACAAATGACGAGTTTTATAACCATTTACGTATCACAAGTCTAGCCGTGCACTCGAACGAGAACGATTGCAGAAATTGAATATTTTCTTCACCGCACGAATGAAATCTTGCCGCCATATCACAATGTTGCATTTTGCAAACGCACTCATTGTAATACGATAAAAATACCCCTTAATAGTGCGTCGTAAAGCATTTCTCTTCTACTTACACTATCAAGGAGCATGATTATTTTTTCAGTGTAGCGCAATAACGCCCTACAAACGTAATGTTTCTTGTTTATACAGTAGGTGTTTCGACGTCTGAATTGTCTTCAACAGCTGTAACATCCATATCTAATAGTGCTTCGACCGGTACTTCAAGATTCGATTTAATATTACGATATCTTGCCATACCTGTACCTGCAGGAATTAATTTACCGATTGTAACATTTTCTTTCAATCCTAATAAGACATCTTTCTTACCACGAATCGCCGCATCTGTTAAGACACGAGTTGTTTCCTGGAATGAAGCTGCAGAAATAAATGATTTTGTTTCTAAGGCAGCTTTAGTAATTCCTAGTAATACTGGACGAGCAGTCGCTGGCACTTCACCGGCTGTAATAGCTTCAATATTGGCTTGTGTAAAGTCTGCAATATCCATTAAAGCACCCGGTAAAATATTGGTAGATGCCGGATCCATAACGCGAACTTTACGTAACATTTGACGAACCATTACCTCAACGTGTTTATCTCCGATTTCTACCCCTTGGCCGCGATAAACGGATTGCACTTCACGTAATAAGTATTTTTCAACGGTAATTACATCAGTTACACGTAATAATTCTTTCGGATCAATCGAACCTTCAGTCAATGCTTGACCACGTTCAACTTGATCGCCTTCTTTTACTTTCAAGCGTGATTGGTAAGGTACATTATATGTACGAGTATCGTTCACACCAACAATCGTAATGTCTTTAGAACGGTCATTTGCTTTTTCTTCAATTGTTTCAACCGTACCGGATACTTCTGAAATGGTTGCACGACCTTTTGGATTACGCGCTTCAAAAATTTCTTGGATACGTGGTAAACCTTGAGTGATATCGCCACCACCGGCAACCCCACCCGTATGGAATGTACGCATTGTTAACTGAGTACCTGGTTCACCGATTGATTGTGCAGCGATTGTACCAACCGCTTCACCCACTTCAACTTCCATACCTGTTGCTAAGTTACGTCCATAACAGTGTTTACATACACCGTGTTTCGTATCACAGGTAAAGACTGAACGAATCGTAACGGCTTCGACACCCGCCGCTGCAATTTCAGCGGCTTTATCTTCGGTAATTAATTTATCTGCAGCGATAATGACATCACCGGTTTGCGGATGACGAACAGTTTTTTGCGTATAACGTCCGATTAAACGTTCTTCTAAGGATTCGATAACACTATTGCCATCAGCAATTTCTGTAACTTCAATCCCTTTATCCGTACCACAGTCATCTTCACGAATAATAACATCTTGCGCCACATCTACTAAACGACGTGTTAAGTAACCTGAATCGGCTGTTTTCAAGGCCGTATCGGTCATCCCTTTACGGGCACCGTGAGTGGAAATAAACATTTCCAAGACAGATAATCCTTCACGGAAGTTTGACGTAATCGGCAACTCGATAATCTTGCCACTTGGCGCCGCCATGTTACCACGCATACCCGCTAATTGAGTAAAGTTTGAGATGTTACCACGGGCACCTGAATCAGACATCATATGGATTGGATTCAAGCGTGGTAATGAGTTTTTCAAATCTTCTTGAACTTTATCTTTGGCTTGCTCCCACGTACGGATAACACTTTCATAACGCTCATCTTCGGTAATTAAACCACGACGATATTGTTTAGTAATGTTATCGACACGTTTATGTGCTTCTTCTAAGATACCAGCTTTCGATTCTAAACGTAGAACATCCGCTACCCCAACCGTAATACCTGCACGTGTTGAGTATTTGTAACCTAAGTTTTTCAACTTATCTAACATGACAGAGGTTTCTGTAATATGGAATCGTTTGAAGACTTCCGCAATGATGTTACCAAAGTCTTTTTTCTTAAATGGTGGCACCATATCCATCGCCGCAATAGCTTCTTTGACATTAGTACCTGGCTCTAAGAAATATTTATCCGGTGTTTGAACGGTTAAGTTTTCGTTTGTTGGTTCGTTTAAGTAAGGGAACTCTAATGGCATAATTTCATTGAATAATAATTTACCAATCGTTGTCACCATTAAACGAGATTTTTGCCATTCAGTAAATGGTTTGCCTGGTAAAGCTTTAGCTGGAATAGCTACACGTGTATGCAAGTGAGCATATCCGCTTTGGTAGGCAATTTCTGCTTCTCCAACTGTACTTAATACTAATCCTTCACCCACGCGTCCTGGTTCTTCTAATGTTAAGTAGTAGTTACCTAAGACCATATCTTGTGATGGTGTAACAACTGGTTTACCATCTTTAGGGTTCAAGATATTTTGCGCTGCTAACATTAGTAAACGTGCTTCTGCTTGTGCTTCTTCAGATAATGGTACGTGAACCGCCATTTGGTCCCCATCGAAGTCGGCATTGAACGCCTCACATACTAATGGGTGTAAACGAATCGCACGTCCCTCAACTAAGGTTGGTTCAAACGCTTGAATACCTAAACGGTGCAAGGTAGGTGCTCGGTTAAGTAATACTGGGTGCTCACGAATCACTTCTTCGATAACTGGCCAAATCGCATCATCTTGTGTCTCAATCATACGCTTAGCATTTTTAATATTTGTTGCGATTTCACGCTCAACCAATTCTTTCATCACAAATGGTTTAAATAATTCAATCGCCATTTCTTTCGGCAAACCGCATTGGTACATCTTTAAGTTAGGACCCACAACGATTACTGAACGTCCAGAATAGTCCACACGTTTTCCTAATAAGTTTTGACGGAAACGTCCTTGCTTACCTTTCAACATATGTGATAAAGATTTCAATGGACGATTTCCCGGTCCCGTCACTGCACGACCACGACGACCATTGTCGATTAACGCATCCACCGCTTCTTGCAACATACGTTTTTCATTTTGAACAATAATGCTTGGTGCGCCTAAGTCTAACAAACGTTTTAAACGATTATTACGGTTAATAACACGACGATATAAGTCATTTAAGTCACTTGTCGCAAAACGTCCACCTTCTAATTGCACCATTGGACGAATATCCGGCGGAATCACTGGTAAAACGTCCATGACCATCCATGATGGTTGGTTACCGGATTCTCTAAAGGCATCCAGAATATCTAAACGACGAATCGCGCGTGTTCTCTTTTGACCAGTAGCTGTTTTTAAGATTTCTTTTAACTCAGCCACTTCTGCTTCTAAGTCAACTGCTTCTAACAATTCTTTAATCGCTTCTGCACCCATTTTTGCGTAGAAACGGTCACCGTACTCACGTTTTCTCTCGCGATATTCAGATTCTGTTAACAATGATTTTGCTTCTAATGGTGTATCGCCTGGATCAATTACAATATAAGAGGCAAAATAGATTACTTCTTCTAAATAACGTGGACTCACATCTAACACTAATCCCATACGGCTTGGAATTCCTTTAAAATACCAAACATGGGTCACAGGTGCAGCTAATTCAATATGTCCCATACGCTCACGACGCACTTTTGCTTTCGTTACTTCCACACCACAACGATCACACACACGACCTTTATAGCGTACACGTTTTAATTTACCACAGCTACATTCCCAATCTTTTGTTGGTCCAAAAATTCTTTCACAGAACAAACCATCACGTTCCGGTTTTAATGTACGATAGTTAATGGTTTCAGGTTTTTTGACTTCACCATATGACCAACTACGAATTTTTTCCGAAGACGCTAATCCGATTTGCATCGCTTCAAAATTATTAACATCGATCAAGGGGCCTACCTCCTTTTGTTTTTCAGAGTGCCTATAACTCTTTTGGCTCCAAGGCTTTTATTTTGGTTCGCTCGGATTGGCTTGACATCCACTTCGAAAAACCACACTGTGCGCTTTGCGCTCATCGTTGTTTTGCTCCAGTGGTTCAAGCCAGTTCATCCTCGCTCTCACCATGTCTTATTTTGGTTCGCTCGGATTGGCTTGACGTCCACTTCGAAAAACCACGCTGTGCGCTTTGCGCTCATCGTTGTTTTGCTCCAGTGGTTCAAGCCAGTCCATCCTCGCTCTCACCATGTCTTATTCTTCAATTAATTCTTCTAAGATTTCTTCTTCCGCTTCATCTTCTTCGTCATCTGAAATTAAATCATCAAAATCACTGTCGTCAATCAAATCATCAGATTCATCTTCTTCAGCTTTAGATTCTGCTTGTTTTTGTTCTTGACGGTAACGATCTAATGCATTGTAGTTAACTACATCATCATCGTCTTCATCATCACGCAATTCAATTTCTTCATCATTAGCATCTAATACTTTTAAGTCTAATCCTAATGCTTGTAATTCTTTTACAAGGACGCGGAATGATTCCGGCACACCTGGACGTGGAATTGGTTGTCCTTTAACAATCGCTTCATATGTTTTCACACGACCAACCACATCATCTGATTTGTATGTCAAGATTTCTTGTAAGGTATATGCTGCACCATAAGCTTCTAAGGCCCAAACTTCCATCTCTCCAAAACGTTGTCCACCAAATTGTGCTTTACCACCTAATGGTTGTTGTGTCACCAATGAGTAAGGTCCAGTTGAACGCGCATGTAATTTATCATCAACCATGTGGGCCAATTTAATCATATACATCACACCAACCGATACTTTGCGGTCAAATGGTTCACCCGTACGACCATCATAAAGAGTCGTTTTTGCATCTAATTCCATGCCGGCTTCTTTAACCGTTGACCAAACATCTTCTTCTGTTGCTCCATCAAATACTGGTGTAGCAATTTTAATTCCTAATTGACGTGCTGCCATACCTAGGTGCAATTCTAATACTTGTCCAATATTCATACGCGAAGGTACCCCTAATGGGTTTAACATAATATCAATCGGTGTCCCATCTGGCATAAATGGCATATCTTCTTCCGGCATAATTAAAGAGACAACCCCTTTATTACCGTGACGTCCGGCCATTTTATCTCCTTCATTAATTTTACGTTTTTGAACAATGTACACACGGACTAACTTATTCACACCTGGTGATAATTCATCACCATTTTCACGTGTAAAGATTTTAACATCGTGAACAATACCGCCACCACCGTGAGGTACACGTAGCGATGTATCACGCACTTCACGGGCTTTTTCACCAAAGATTGCATGTAATAAACGCTCTTCAGCAGATAATTCCGTAACCCCTTTTGGAGTAACTTTACCCACTAAGATATCGCCATCTTTTACTT
The genomic region above belongs to Aerococcaceae bacterium zg-1292 and contains:
- a CDS encoding DUF1538 domain-containing protein → MKDKLREVMIAVVPIVILVLIIHWFLVPLSATQLSLFFVGALLVLIGLAIFLLGVDISVSRMGYLLGQGLTKKGKVSYIVIGGLLIGFIVSIAEPSLTILGYQIQEMSHNALGQMTVVLVVSLGVAALLAVGLLRIIFNWDIRLIVTIGYLLIFGLSFFVEEAIFTFAFDSSGATTGALTVPFVLAMSSGISDLFGDGSDDEDRSFGLVGIASIGPIIAMLLLGVFNKGNLSGDFPEPVTKELSIMRILMSELADSIHQVILGALPLVFIFLIYHFFISRQSKQTFKDIMFGLGYLMFGLVLFLTGVSAGFMPIGQHLGMALFHEHSMFVIVLIGFILGVMAILAEPAVYVLIDQIEDTTGGTISRKLVLILIAVGVGVAIALTILRVLIPALRLWHILLPGYFLVLLLVRFVPKLFVGMGFDSGGVASGPMTGTFIFAFVQGISIANPTANPIIDGFGMIALVAMVPILFIELLGFMYVLISRNQQD
- the rpoC gene encoding DNA-directed RNA polymerase subunit beta'; protein product: MIDVNNFEAMQIGLASSEKIRSWSYGEVKKPETINYRTLKPERDGLFCERIFGPTKDWECSCGKLKRVRYKGRVCDRCGVEVTKAKVRRERMGHIELAAPVTHVWYFKGIPSRMGLVLDVSPRYLEEVIYFASYIVIDPGDTPLEAKSLLTESEYRERKREYGDRFYAKMGAEAIKELLEAVDLEAEVAELKEILKTATGQKRTRAIRRLDILDAFRESGNQPSWMVMDVLPVIPPDIRPMVQLEGGRFATSDLNDLYRRVINRNNRLKRLLDLGAPSIIVQNEKRMLQEAVDALIDNGRRGRAVTGPGNRPLKSLSHMLKGKQGRFRQNLLGKRVDYSGRSVIVVGPNLKMYQCGLPKEMAIELFKPFVMKELVEREIATNIKNAKRMIETQDDAIWPVIEEVIREHPVLLNRAPTLHRLGIQAFEPTLVEGRAIRLHPLVCEAFNADFDGDQMAVHVPLSEEAQAEARLLMLAAQNILNPKDGKPVVTPSQDMVLGNYYLTLEEPGRVGEGLVLSTVGEAEIAYQSGYAHLHTRVAIPAKALPGKPFTEWQKSRLMVTTIGKLLFNEIMPLEFPYLNEPTNENLTVQTPDKYFLEPGTNVKEAIAAMDMVPPFKKKDFGNIIAEVFKRFHITETSVMLDKLKNLGYKYSTRAGITVGVADVLRLESKAGILEEAHKRVDNITKQYRRGLITEDERYESVIRTWEQAKDKVQEDLKNSLPRLNPIHMMSDSGARGNISNFTQLAGMRGNMAAPSGKIIELPITSNFREGLSVLEMFISTHGARKGMTDTALKTADSGYLTRRLVDVAQDVIIREDDCGTDKGIEVTEIADGNSVIESLEERLIGRYTQKTVRHPQTGDVIIAADKLITEDKAAEIAAAGVEAVTIRSVFTCDTKHGVCKHCYGRNLATGMEVEVGEAVGTIAAQSIGEPGTQLTMRTFHTGGVAGGGDITQGLPRIQEIFEARNPKGRATISEVSGTVETIEEKANDRSKDITIVGVNDTRTYNVPYQSRLKVKEGDQVERGQALTEGSIDPKELLRVTDVITVEKYLLREVQSVYRGQGVEIGDKHVEVMVRQMLRKVRVMDPASTNILPGALMDIADFTQANIEAITAGEVPATARPVLLGITKAALETKSFISAASFQETTRVLTDAAIRGKKDVLLGLKENVTIGKLIPAGTGMARYRNIKSNLEVPVEALLDMDVTAVEDNSDVETPTV